One genomic segment of uncultured Desulfobacter sp. includes these proteins:
- a CDS encoding ATP-binding cassette domain-containing protein: MLELKDIYFTVPDEEAGNGHAEKTIINGISFTFEKGKFYGITGPNGGGKTTLAKTIMGINKTTRGKIIYNGKDITDMTITDRARQGIAYGFQQSARFKGVTFRDLLSIAAGTDDEEQLMDILARVGFCSLDFLDKPVDSKLSGGEIKKIELATTIARNPGLAIYDEPDTGIDLWTIDPMVELIKRQITDYKTTTIVVSHNKAFLEAADCLLLIKDGQIAYTGDLEGAMPLLSDLSVCGYTDLCEGEIDAQCYR, translated from the coding sequence ATGCTGGAGCTTAAAGATATATATTTTACCGTACCTGATGAAGAAGCAGGCAACGGCCACGCCGAAAAAACCATTATTAACGGCATCAGCTTTACCTTTGAAAAAGGTAAATTTTACGGCATCACCGGTCCCAACGGCGGCGGCAAGACCACCCTGGCCAAAACGATCATGGGAATTAACAAAACCACCCGTGGCAAGATTATATACAATGGCAAAGATATCACGGACATGACCATCACCGATCGGGCCAGACAGGGAATCGCTTATGGATTTCAGCAATCCGCCCGGTTCAAGGGGGTTACGTTCAGGGATCTTCTATCCATTGCCGCGGGCACCGATGACGAAGAGCAACTGATGGATATCCTGGCCCGGGTGGGTTTCTGCTCCCTGGATTTTCTTGACAAGCCTGTGGATTCCAAACTTTCCGGCGGCGAGATAAAAAAAATCGAACTTGCCACTACCATTGCCCGGAATCCGGGTCTGGCGATATATGATGAGCCGGACACGGGCATAGATCTTTGGACCATAGATCCCATGGTTGAACTGATAAAACGACAGATCACGGACTATAAAACAACAACCATTGTCGTCAGTCATAACAAGGCGTTTCTTGAAGCAGCAGACTGCCTGCTGCTCATAAAGGACGGTCAGATTGCCTATACCGGAGATCTGGAAGGCGCCATGCCGCTGCTAAGCGATTTAAGTGTTTGCGGTTACACAGATCTATGTGAAGGAGAAATCGATGCTCAATGCTATAGATAA